Proteins from a genomic interval of Arvicola amphibius chromosome 14, mArvAmp1.2, whole genome shotgun sequence:
- the LOC119800660 gene encoding LOW QUALITY PROTEIN: Y-linked testis-specific protein 1-like (The sequence of the model RefSeq protein was modified relative to this genomic sequence to represent the inferred CDS: inserted 2 bases in 1 codon; substituted 1 base at 1 genomic stop codon), translating into MRGRPPLQKRNWSSLQKQKLGRTFKALENIVGHRISHGWKEGNDLVTPWNAIVLDQLPTNLSICWDGIDCVYELELPRDXWILNLKILPNKVSFPQVTDTHLANTIAGRAVKYKFEGKNGSKVKWKGMVLEEVLIVKPWFYISHKKDLVLYIYHLLDGYIEGNLHIMPECPPVEVTSEVGMDVLTGKCVQYNRDGTQKSGKIIYQVPTKPPMYFIKFDVHTYVNDLVXRAIKVKFTKYGGTDIKLYWGNAFFSEIHKVL; encoded by the exons ATGAGAGGCAGGCCGCCACTCCAGAAGAGGAACTGGTCATCTCTCCAGAAGCAAAAACTGGGCAGAACTTTCAAAGCCCTGGAGAACATTGTCGGCCACAGAATTTCTCATGGATGGAAAGAAGGCAATGATCTAGTCACTCCGTGGAATGCCATTGTTCTAGATCAACTGCCGACAAATCTTTCTATTTGCTGGGATGGGATTGATTGTGTCTACGAATTGGAGCTTCCCAGAGATTAATGGATTTTAAACCTTAAGATCCTGCCTAATAAAGTGTCATTTCCTCAGGTGACAGACACCCACCTCGCAAACACCATAGCTGGCAGAGCAGTGAAATATAAATTCGAGGGCAAAAATGGCTCTAAGGTTAAGTGGAAGGGGATGGTCCTAGAGGAGGTGCTTATCGTAAAGCCCTGGTTCTACATTTCCCACAAGAAAGATCTGGTCTTGTACATTTACCACCTCCTGGATGGCTACATTGAAGGCAACCTCCACATCATGCCAGAGTGTCCTCCAGTAGAGGTGACCTCGGAAGTAGGCATGGATGTCTTGACAGGCAAATGTGTGCAGTACAACAGAGACGGAACCCAAAAGTCAGGCAAAATCATTTACCAAGTTCCCACCAAACCTCCCATGTATTTCATCAAGTTTGATGTCCATACCTATGTCAATGATTTGGT AAGAGCCATTAAAGTGAAATTCACAAAGTATGGAGGGACAGACATAAAATTGTATTGGGGGAATGCTTTTTTTTCAGAGATACATAAGGTCCTCTAA